From Montipora foliosa isolate CH-2021 chromosome 6, ASM3666993v2, whole genome shotgun sequence, a single genomic window includes:
- the LOC138008959 gene encoding homeobox protein EMX1-like has product MYQSSFRTYCSCHYPNCTVDNRQIPEKECQSTLLSYHTSDDSSLRLQANSLLQIPGDPRLFSKTERPSTVFPSAAAFGVIPARHSGFYVPASGHCFTTGQQLIFPFSGAAFTDTQHGSSLTIGIREKPETKKRRKRTIFTTDQLKRLEAAFEQQQYLVGTERERLASDLSLSETQVKIWFQNRRIKWRKEHLYAVNGSDHIPGRH; this is encoded by the exons ATGTATCAATCGTCTTTTCGCACTTACTGCTCTTGTCACTATCCTAATTGCACAGTCGATAACAGACAGATACCGGAAAAAGAGTGCCAATCCACACTACTTTCGTACCACACCTCAGACGATTCTAGTTTGAGATTACAAGCCAATTCGCTGTTGCAGATTCCAGGTGACCCACGTCTCTTCTCCAAAACAGAGCGTCCGTCTACAGTTTTTCCATCTGCTGCTGCATTTGGTGTTATTCCCGCAAGACACTCCGGGTTTTATGTGCCAGCTTCAGGTCACTGTTTCACTACAGGACAGCAGCTAATTTTTCCATTTAGTGGAGCAGCGTTTACCGACACACAGCATG GTAGTAGCCTCACTATAGGGATAAGAGAAAAaccagaaacaaagaaaagacgAAAGAGGACCATATTTACCACAGATCAGTTAAAGCGACTTGAGGCTGCGTTTGAACAACAGCAATACCTTGTGGGAACAGAGAGAGAACGCCTTGCAAGTGATTTAAGTCTTTCAGAAACCCAGGTGAAAATCTGGTTTCAAAACAGAAGAATTAAATGGAGAAAAGAGCATTTGTATGCTGTAAACGGCTCAGATCACATTCCCGGCAGACATTGA